A genomic region of Leptotrichia hofstadii contains the following coding sequences:
- a CDS encoding aspartate/glutamate racemase family protein codes for MKTIGLIGGMSWESTVTYYKIINETIKEKLGGLHSAKCILYSVDFQEIEECQANGNWEKSGEILGEAANNLEKAGADFIVICTNTMHKVVNQIEEKISIPILHIAEMTAEKILEKGLKNIALLGTKYTMEQDFYKSKLIEKGINVIIPDKNDIEIINEVIYDELCLGTINSDSKKKFLEIVDKLRSKGAEGIILGCTEIGLLIKNEDTDVPLFDTAIIHAEQAAMHSIK; via the coding sequence TTGAAAACAATAGGATTAATAGGAGGAATGAGCTGGGAAAGCACAGTAACTTATTATAAAATAATAAATGAAACAATTAAAGAAAAACTAGGAGGATTACATTCAGCTAAATGTATATTATATAGCGTTGATTTTCAGGAAATAGAAGAATGTCAGGCAAATGGCAACTGGGAAAAAAGTGGAGAAATCTTGGGAGAAGCTGCTAATAATCTTGAAAAAGCAGGAGCAGACTTTATAGTTATTTGTACAAATACAATGCATAAGGTTGTTAACCAGATTGAAGAAAAAATCTCCATTCCAATATTGCATATTGCTGAAATGACAGCAGAGAAGATATTAGAAAAAGGATTAAAAAATATAGCATTGCTTGGAACAAAATATACAATGGAACAGGATTTTTACAAATCAAAACTTATTGAAAAGGGTATAAATGTTATAATACCTGATAAGAATGATATAGAAATTATAAATGAAGTAATATATGACGAACTTTGTCTTGGAACTATAAATTCTGATTCAAAAAAGAAATTTTTAGAAATTGTTGATAAGCTAAGAAGTAAAGGAGCAGAAGGAATAATATTAGGTTGTACTGAAATAGGGCTTCTTATAAAAAATGAAGATACTGATGTCCCGTTATTTGATACAGCGATTATTCATGCGGAGCAGGCAGCAATGCATTCCATAAAATAA